The genomic DNA TATAAAGAGGTGGTTTTTGCTAACTATAAACCGATTGATCAGTACGGATTAAATAAGGAATTAAAGAACAAAAGTATAGAAATTTTAAATCATAATGAGATGAAAAAGGTAGGAGAACATTTTGTGACAGAGCAACTAGCAGTGTTTGAGTTTAATAATAAAGAAGATGTGAAACAAAAAGGTGAAGAACTATTTTTAACTAGAGGGTATGAACGATTAATAGAAAATTATTATCCAAATCGTTTTCGGGATTTAGAGTATAAATTTACAGACGAGGACATACGGGAAGTGACGGATGAAAGTTTTTTCTATCAAGCTGCAGCGTACGTGGCGGGTACTGAAAATGGTAAGAGAAGCGAAATGAAATTGAATTATGAAATAAAAATTGTAAAGGTTAATAATATATTTAAGGTGTTAGAACAAAAACAGTATGTACAATAAAGTGAAACATGAATCAGTGCTACAAATAGTGGGATAAAAAATCCCCCAGTTCTTTGAGGGATTCTAAAGGTTTTCATTTTGTTGCCCAAGTTCTTTTTGAGCAATATATAAATTTCCTTGCTCGACTTGTTTCTGAGTAAGAACAGAATCACCTGCATACCCTTTTTCTGTTTTTACAGTTCTTTTTGAACGATTGGACTCTTGTTTTTTCATATAATAGATCACCTTCCATTAAAAATAAACGAAAATGATAAGCACAAGTAATACAGCAGCGAAAATGGTAATACCCATTAAAAAAGAAGTGTTTTTATATTTAGGTGGCTTATGTACATCTTGCCGGTATCCAGGTGAAATTTCAGGGGCGAATTCTTCATCGAATGATTGCTTTTTTTCTTTTTCTTTTTCTTTTTCGTCCATATGTATCCACCTTTCTTTTTCATTATGTTATACGTTACAAGAAAAAATATGCATAACGAAAACAGCCACTATATCATTAGCGGCTGTTTTGCGTTGTATATTTTCTCTGAACTTGAAAGAGACGGATAAGCAGGAAGGTTGCTCCAAATGCTAGACCGATAATAAGACCAATCCAATATCCTTTTGCTGCCCAATCGGTATAGGTTGCTAATATGTAGCCAAGAGGTAGACCGATTACCCAATAGGCGATCAATGTCATAATTAAGGCGACATTTACATCTTTATAACCACGTAGTGCCCCTTGTACAGGA from Bacillus basilensis includes the following:
- a CDS encoding 2-isopropylmalate synthase, whose amino-acid sequence is MDEKEKEKEKKQSFDEEFAPEISPGYRQDVHKPPKYKNTSFLMGITIFAAVLLVLIIFVYF